A single genomic interval of Sphingobacteriales bacterium harbors:
- a CDS encoding sigma-70 family RNA polymerase sigma factor — MKNLSSCTDMELVELAKANNSMAFGCIVERYGQRITATITGMLGHVAEVEDVAQTVFLRFYKSLDQYKGEAQLSTYLTRIAINLSLNALKVRKRQSWFTYFSMTAGLKEASDSDEHQAPPLQIADETDYGNQALNRDLVQKALNKLPDDLRTVAVLRLMEGYSTQETANLLQIPLGTVLSKLARARDKLRLILQHLGYEQ; from the coding sequence GTGAAAAACCTATCGAGTTGTACCGACATGGAACTGGTGGAGCTTGCCAAAGCCAATAATAGTATGGCGTTTGGCTGCATTGTTGAGCGTTATGGGCAACGTATTACCGCAACCATAACAGGTATGTTGGGCCATGTTGCCGAGGTAGAAGATGTTGCACAAACCGTATTTTTGCGTTTTTATAAATCGTTAGACCAATACAAGGGCGAGGCGCAATTAAGCACCTATTTAACCCGGATTGCGATAAATTTAAGCCTCAATGCACTAAAAGTACGAAAAAGGCAAAGTTGGTTCACGTATTTTTCGATGACAGCAGGCTTAAAAGAAGCATCTGATAGCGACGAACACCAAGCACCACCTTTACAAATAGCCGATGAAACCGATTATGGCAACCAAGCCCTAAACCGCGATTTAGTACAAAAAGCATTAAATAAACTTCCGGATGATTTGCGCACTGTGGCCGTATTGCGCCTCATGGAAGGATACTCAACACAAGAAACAGCCAACCTGTTACAAATTCCGCTTGGCACCGTATTATCAAAATTAGCACGTGCGCGCGATAAATTGCGCCTTATTTTACAGCATTTAGGTTATGAGCAGTAA